One segment of Glandiceps talaboti chromosome 21, keGlaTala1.1, whole genome shotgun sequence DNA contains the following:
- the LOC144451210 gene encoding FAD-dependent oxidoreductase domain-containing protein 2-like has translation MAEHHEYIIIGAGPGGLQMGYFMERANKDYLIIESSNRPGSFFRSQPRHRFLISVNKRFNLFPEHEFNMRHDWNSLLCDDPSLLFTNYSEELFPDAEDLVRYIEDFTFKLKIRVRYNTRIEYIEKKTKEDGDSKLFHLRGKDGTKFTCRVLLMATGAISEKLPTFPGIELAETYAHHDIDKKKYDGKRVAVIGRGNSALEVANHLAGHAAILHIYAGQPPKFAWNTHFVGDIRAINNTVLDMYQLKSLHAYLGAKVERFCKRDDGAIDLCFKDLVLNWTPPGHFRTTVTYDNIIVCTGWNYIDQSIFAPDICPETKKEGKFPVLKTNWEVSNVKDMYYLGTAMQTNDRKAASGFIHGFRYNVRVLFNLLSEEYNQVPFPIIEYPRDLEVVGDKIVSRASIAASIYQVNTFLGDAIIIPEDSSEKIQYFEDLPVDYMLETKRFTKEKHLFIMKLTYGFDDFGRWGKDATAFVHWPDIDNKECQAFLRPIITYYNYGKEVDVAWCMESLLLRFDTKDFPEDNPDKNRGIVKNFLNKCTNLHPGKKWCDSWLVSKEAYNAIFTPLTEEEKSRLPPDYIAMGNCKPYSLELTPKDPEASVMKPKMASEIQ, from the exons ATGGCAG AGCATCATGAATACATTATCATCGGAGCGGGACCGGGTGGTCTGCAGATGGGGTATTTCATGGAGAGGGCGAACAAAGATTATCTGATCATTGAAAGCTCCAACAGACCTGGTTCGTTTTTCCGTTCGCAACCCCGTCATCGGTTCCTCATCTCCGTCAACAAGCGATTTAACCTCTTCCCCGAGCACGAATTTAACATGAGGCACGATTGGAACTCCCTGTTATGTGATGATCCATCTCTACTCTTCACAAACTACTCCGAAGAACTCTTCCCCGATGCCGAAGATTTGGTTCGTTACATCGAGGACTTCACCTTCAAGCTCAAAATCCGTGTTCGTTACAACACAAGGATCGAATACATCGAAAAGAAGACGAAAGAAGATGGCGACAGCAAACTTTTCCACTTGAGAGGCAAAGATGGCACAAAGTTCACGTGTAGAGTATTGCTAATGGCAACTGGAGCCATCAGCGAAAAATTGCCTACTTTTCCTGGTATTGAACTAGCCGAGACGTACGCACATCATGACATAGATAAGAAGAAGTATGATGGGAAGAGAGTTGCCGTTATTGGACGTGGCAATAGTGCACTTGAAGTGGCCAATCACCTTGCAGGACATGCTGCCATTCTCCATATATATGCTGGGCAGCCACCTAAATTTGCATGGAATACACATTTTGTAG GTGACATCAGAGCCATTAACAACACAGTACTCGATATGTACCAGTTGAAATCCCTTCATGCTTACCTCGGTGCCAAGGTCGAGAGATTTTGTAAGAGAGACGATGGCGCTATCGACCTGTGCTTCAAAGATTTGGTACTTAACTGGACTCCACCAGGTCATTTCCGTACCACTGTAACATATGACAATATCATCGTTTGTACTGGCTGGAACTACATCGACCAGTCAATTTTCGCTCCAGATATTTGTCCGG AAACAAAGAAAGAAGGAAAGTTCCCAGTATTGAAGACAAATTGGGAAGTTAGCAACGTAAAGGACATGTATTACCTAGGTACTGCTATGCAGACTAACGATCGAAAGGCTGCATCAGGTTTCATTCATGGATTCCGTTACAACGTCCGTGTTCTCTTCAATTTACTGTCAGAGGAGTACAACCAAGTACCATTCCCAATCATCGAGTATCCAAGAGACTTGGAGGTAGTTGGCGACAAGATTGTTT CCCGTGCAAGTATAGCAGCCAGTATCTACCAAGTAAATACTTTCCTCGGAGATGCCATCATCATACCCGAAGACAGCAGTGAAAAGATCCAGTACTTTGAAGATTTACCGGTCGACTACATGCTGGAAACAAAACGTTTCACCAAAGAGAAACATCTATTTATCATGAAACTGACTTATGGTTTTGACGA TTTTGGTCGCTGGGGGAAGGATGCCACAGCGTTTGTCCACTGGCCTGACATTGACAACAAGGAGTGTCAAGCTTTCCTTCGTCCCATCATTACATATTACAACTATGGTAAAGAAGTTGATGTAGCATGGTGCATGGAATCTCTGCTACTACGATTCGACACCAAAGACTTCCCGGAAGACAACCCTGACAAAAACAGGGGAATCGTCAAAAACTTCTTGAACAAATGT ACCAATCTGCATCCCGGTAAGAAGTGGTGCGATAGTTGGTTAGTATCCAAGGAGGCGTATAATGCAATATTTACACCTCTCACCGAGGAAGAGAAATCCCGATTACCACCAGACTACATTGCTATGGGGAACTGCAAACCATACTCTTTAGAGCTAACACCAAAAGACCCAGAGGCATCGGTCATGAAACCAAAAATGGCCTCGGAAATCCAATAA
- the LOC144451211 gene encoding FAD-dependent oxidoreductase domain-containing protein 2-like produces MAEHHEYIIIGAGPGGLQMGYFMERANKDYLIIESANRPGSFFRSQPRHRFLISVNKRFNLFPEHEFNMRHDWNSLLCDDPSLLFTKYSEELFPDAEDLVRYIEDFTFKLKIRVRYNTRIEYIEKKTKEDGDSKLFHLRGKDGTKFTCRVLLMATGAISEKLPTFPGIELAETYAHHDIDKKKYDGKRVAVIGRGNSALEVANHLAGHAAILHIYAGQPPKFAWNTHFVGDIRAINNTVLDMYQLKSLHAYLGAKVERFCKRDDGAIDLCFKDLVLNWTPPGHFRTTVTYDNIIVCTGWNYIDQSIFAPDICPETKKEGKFPVLKTNWEVSNVKDMYYLGTAMQTNDRKAASGFIHGFRYNVRVLFNLLSEEYNQVPFPIIEYPRDLEVVGDKIVSRASIAASIYQVNTFLGDAIIIPEDSSEKIQYFEDLPVDYMLETKRFTKEKHLFIMKLTYGFDDFGRWGQDATAFVHWPDIDNKECQAFLRPIITYYNYGKEVDVAWCMESLLLRFDTKDFPEDNPDKNRGIVKNFLNKCTNLHPGKKWCDSWLVSKEAYNAIFTPLTEEEKSRLPPDYIAMGNCKPYSLELTPKDPEASVMKPKFASEIQ; encoded by the exons ATGGCAG AGCATCATGAATACATTATCATCGGAGCGGGACCGGGTGGTCTGCAGATGGGGTATTTCATGGAGAGGGCGAACAAAGATTATCTGATCATTGAAAGCGCCAACAGACCTGGTTCGTTTTTCCGTTCGCAACCCCGTCATCGGTTCCTCATCTCCGTCAACAAGCGATTTAACCTCTTCCCCGAGCATGAATTTAACATGAGGCACGATTGGAACTCCCTGTTATGTGATGATCCATCTCTACTCTTCACAAAATACTCCGAAGAACTCTTCCCCGATGCCGAAGATTTGGTTCGTTACATCGAGGACTTCACCTTCAAGCTCAAAATCCGTGTTCGTTACAACACAAGGATCGAATACATCGAAAAGAAGACGAAAGAAGATGGCGACAGCAAACTTTTCCACTTGAGAGGCAAAGATGGCACAAAGTTCACGTGTAGAGTATTGCTAATGGCAACTGGAGCCATCAGCGAAAAATTGCCTACTTTTCCTGGTATTGAACTAGCCGAGACGTACGCACATCATGACATAGATAAGAAGAAGTATGATGGGAAGAGAGTTGCCGTTATTGGACGTGGCAATAGTGCACTTGAAGTGGCCAATCACCTTGCAGGACATGCTGCCATTCTCCATATATATGCTGGGCAGCCACCTAAATTTGCATGGAATACACATTTTGTAG GTGACATCAGAGCCATTAACAACACAGTACTCGATATGTACCAGTTGAAATCCCTTCATGCTTACCTCGGTGCCAAGGTCGAGAGATTTTGTAAGAGAGACGATGGCGCTATCGACCTGTGCTTCAAAGATTTGGTACTTAACTGGACTCCACCAGGCCATTTCCGTACCACTGTAACATATGACAATATCATCGTTTGTACTGGCTGGAACTACATCGACCAGTCGATTTTCGCTCCAGATATTTGTCCGG AAACAAAGAAAGAAGGAAAGTTCCCAGTATTGAAGACAAATTGGGAAGTTAGCAACGTAAAGGACATGTATTACCTAGGTACTGCTATGCAGACTAACGATCGAAAGGCTGCATCAGGTTTCATTCATGGATTCCGTTACAACGTCCGTGTTCTCTTCAATTTACTGTCAGAGGAGTACAACCAAGTACCATTCCCAATCATCGAGTATCCAAGAGACTTGGAGGTAGTTGGCGACAAGATTGTTT CCCGTGCAAGTATAGCAGCCAGTATCTACCAAGTAAATACTTTCCTCGGAGATGCCATCATCATACCCGAAGACAGCAGTGAAAAGATCCAGTACTTTGAAGATTTACCGGTCGACTACATGCTGGAAACAAAACGTTTCACCAAAGAGAAACATCTATTTATCATGAAACTGACTTATGGTTTTGACGA TTTTGGTCGCTGGGGGCAGGATGCCACAGCGTTTGTCCACTGGCCTGACATTGACAACAAGGAGTGTCAAGCTTTCCTTCGTCCCATCATTACATATTACAACTATGGTAAAGAAGTTGATGTAGCATGGTGCATGGAGTCTCTGCTACTGCGATTCGACACCAAAGACTTCCCGGAAGACAACCCTGACAAAAACAGGGGAATCGTCAAAAACTTCTTGAACAAATGT ACCAATCTGCATCCCGGTAAGAAGTGGTGCGATAGTTGGTTAGTATCCAAGGAGGCGTATAATGCAATATTTACACCTCTCACCGAGGAAGAGAAATCCCGATTACCACCAGACTACATTGCTATGGGGAACTGCAAACCATACTCTTTAGAGCTAACACCAAAAGACCCAGAGGCATCGGTCATGAAACCAAAATTCGCCTCGGAAATCCAATAA
- the LOC144451399 gene encoding inhibitor of growth protein 5-like gives MATALYLEQYLDSLENLPYELQRNFTLMRDLDQRTQDVLKQIDNLADDYIKNVRDMPREKRAEHLRNIQNLFSRSKEYGDDKVQLAMQTYEMVDKHIRRLDADLARFEQELKEKNLEQKSSDYESSGVSSRDKKSRSSKKGTDKSQSGRKNRRKSSDDETPKSKKKMKTTLQTETVTPILTLPSVIHAPSDVLDMPVDPNEPTYCLCHQVSYGEMIGCDNPDCPIEWFHFACVGLTSKPKGKWFCPKCIQERKKK, from the exons ATGGCGACGGCTCTATATCTGGAGCAGTACTTAGACA GCCTTGAAAATTTGCCTTATGAACTACAACGAAATTTTACTCTTATGAGAGATTTAGATCAGCGAACTCAAG ATGTGTTAAAACAGATCGATAACCTAGCAGATGACTATATAAAGAATGTGCGTGATATGCCGAGGGAGAAACGTGCAGAGCATTTAAGAAATATACAGAATTTATTCAGTAGAAGTAAAGAGTATGGCGATGACAAGGTGCAGCTGGCAATGCAAACATATGAAATG GTTGACAAACACATACGAAGGCTTGATGCAGATCTAGCCAGGTTTGAACaagaattaaaagaaaaaaatttagAACAGAAAAGTAGTGATTATGAGAGTAGTGGTGTTTCATCAAGAGATAAAA AATCAAGATCCAGTAAAAAAGGCACAGACAAATCACAATCAGGAAGAAAAAATAGGCGGAAATCATCAGATGATGAAACACCAAAGTctaagaaaaaaatgaaaacaacattaCA AACAGAGACAGTGACACCAATTTTAACCTTACCATCAGTAATTCATGCACCATCAGATGTACTGGATATGCCTGTTGATCCCAATGAACCTACGTACTGTCTTTGCCATCAAGTGTCTTATGGTGAAATGATTGGCTGTGATAATCCAGAT TGTCCAATAGAATGGTTTCACTTTGCCTGTGTTGGGTTAACAAGTAAACCTAAAGGAAAATG GTTTTGTCCAAAATGTAttcaagaaagaaagaagaaataa